Proteins found in one Falsirhodobacter algicola genomic segment:
- a CDS encoding gamma-glutamyl-gamma-aminobutyrate hydrolase family protein — translation MQRPVIGIIGNNQSLQEGFNAHVSGRLTTEAVAQAAGCLPIIIPADPRLVSTNELLELCDGFLLTGGRPNVHPEEYGEAETPAHGSFDRHRDAVTLPLVRACVERGQPVFGICRGFQEVNVAMGGTLYPEIRELPGRMNHRMPPNGTMEEKFALRHKVTFTEGGPFHRLMGTPEVMTNTLHGQGIKVPGERIVVDGHAPDGTPEALYIAGAPGFTLSVQWHPEWNAAMDPVSRPLFAAFGEAARNWSAARRGLRKSA, via the coding sequence ATGCAACGACCCGTCATCGGCATCATCGGCAACAACCAGTCCCTGCAAGAAGGCTTCAACGCGCATGTCAGCGGACGCCTGACGACCGAGGCCGTCGCGCAAGCGGCCGGATGTCTGCCCATCATCATTCCCGCCGATCCGCGGCTCGTCTCCACGAACGAACTGCTGGAACTCTGCGATGGCTTCCTGCTCACGGGGGGCCGTCCGAACGTCCATCCCGAAGAATACGGCGAGGCGGAGACCCCGGCCCATGGCAGCTTCGATCGGCACCGCGATGCGGTGACGTTGCCGCTGGTGCGGGCCTGCGTCGAGCGTGGTCAGCCGGTCTTCGGCATCTGCCGCGGGTTCCAAGAGGTGAACGTCGCGATGGGCGGCACCCTCTACCCCGAGATCCGCGAGCTTCCGGGCCGGATGAACCACCGCATGCCCCCGAACGGCACGATGGAGGAGAAGTTCGCCCTGCGCCACAAGGTGACCTTCACCGAAGGCGGCCCGTTCCATCGCCTGATGGGCACCCCCGAGGTGATGACGAACACGTTGCACGGTCAGGGCATCAAGGTGCCGGGGGAGCGTATCGTCGTAGACGGTCACGCCCCGGACGGAACGCCCGAGGCGCTCTATATCGCCGGTGCGCCGGGCTTCACGCTGTCGGTGCAATGGCATCCCGAATGGAATGCGGCGATGGATCCGGTATCCCGCCCGCTCTTCGCTGCCTTCGGCGAGGCGGCGCGCAACTGGTCCGCTGCGCGCCGCGGTCTGCGCAAAAGCGCCTAG
- a CDS encoding L,D-transpeptidase has protein sequence MTLKAMLAATALLGVLSGCAQINDFTGRQEQAAPVQEPQFFENAYAARSAGKFDVPAVPEDEIPVAYRRQIVSYETEEAPGTIIVDPVHAVLYLVQPEGKAIRYGISVGRDGFGWSGTSVVARKAQWPTWTPPASMIERQPSLEKWRDGQPGGPTNPLGARALYLYINGKDYGFRIHGTPEWRTIGKRASSGCFRMIQQDVIDLYERVPDGTKVIVLNSEGEIPTKLTLPPPSPAPKKPAAKPVAKTAVPATVSTSTLEAEPEDEVADDLAEDTAEALETNPPADEAAPDEGTLPDVAPAEDAAPESAPVVTPAPEAEAPAETEDAPETEVFTDPAR, from the coding sequence ATGACACTCAAGGCAATGCTGGCAGCCACCGCACTTCTGGGCGTGCTGTCCGGATGCGCACAGATCAACGATTTCACGGGCAGGCAGGAACAGGCGGCTCCGGTCCAAGAGCCGCAGTTCTTCGAAAACGCCTATGCGGCCCGGTCGGCCGGGAAATTCGACGTTCCCGCCGTGCCGGAGGATGAGATCCCCGTCGCCTATCGTCGTCAGATCGTCTCCTACGAAACGGAGGAAGCGCCCGGCACGATCATCGTCGATCCGGTGCATGCGGTCCTCTATCTCGTGCAGCCCGAAGGCAAGGCGATCCGTTACGGCATCTCGGTCGGTCGGGACGGCTTCGGCTGGTCCGGCACGTCGGTCGTGGCGCGCAAGGCGCAGTGGCCGACCTGGACGCCGCCCGCCTCCATGATCGAACGGCAGCCGAGCCTCGAGAAATGGCGCGACGGTCAACCGGGCGGTCCGACGAACCCGCTCGGGGCGCGCGCGCTCTATCTCTACATCAACGGCAAGGATTACGGCTTCCGCATCCACGGCACGCCCGAATGGCGGACGATCGGCAAGCGCGCCTCCTCGGGCTGCTTCCGCATGATCCAGCAGGATGTCATCGACCTCTACGAACGCGTTCCGGACGGTACCAAGGTGATCGTGCTGAACTCGGAGGGAGAGATCCCGACCAAGCTGACGCTGCCGCCGCCGTCGCCCGCGCCGAAGAAGCCCGCGGCCAAGCCGGTCGCGAAGACCGCCGTGCCTGCGACGGTCTCCACCTCGACGCTGGAGGCCGAGCCGGAGGACGAGGTCGCGGACGATCTGGCCGAGGACACCGCCGAGGCGCTGGAAACCAATCCCCCCGCCGATGAGGCCGCACCCGACGAAGGTACGCTGCCCGATGTCGCCCCGGCCGAGGATGCGGCGCCCGAATCCGCCCCCGTCGTGACCCCGGCCCCCGAGGCAGAGGCCCCGGCCGAGACCGAGGACGCGCCGGAAACCGAGGTCTTCACCGACCCCGCGCGCTGA
- the tyrS gene encoding tyrosine--tRNA ligase, with the protein MTYHPKSDFLNVMMARGYLADCTDMQGLDDALRNGTVSAYIGYDATAASLHVGHLLNIMMLRWLQKTGHRPITLMGGGTTKVGDPSFRADERPLLTAEKINENISGMGRVFARYLSYGDGAQDALMLNNAEWLDNLNYLEFLRDIGRHFSVNRMLSFESVKSRLDREQSLSFLEFNYMILQAYDFLELNRRYGCALQMGGSDQWGNIINGIDLTRRVADQQLFGLTSPLLATSDGKKMGKSANGAIWLDGDMLSPYDFWQFWRNSTDADVGRFLKLYTELPVEECDRLGALQGSEINGAKVILANEVTTLLHGRAAAEAAEATARAVFEQGGVGQELEVVTLPADTVGDGLSVVKFLVEAGLVASGKEAKRLVAENGLRFNNDAVEDANALVTCEVIGAELKVSIGKKKHRLVRLG; encoded by the coding sequence ATGACCTATCATCCCAAATCGGACTTTCTGAACGTGATGATGGCGCGCGGTTATCTGGCCGATTGCACGGACATGCAGGGGCTTGATGATGCGCTGCGCAATGGCACGGTTTCGGCCTATATCGGCTATGATGCGACGGCGGCATCGCTGCATGTCGGGCATCTTCTGAACATCATGATGCTGCGCTGGCTGCAAAAGACCGGGCACCGGCCGATCACGCTGATGGGCGGCGGCACGACGAAGGTGGGCGACCCCTCGTTCCGCGCCGACGAACGTCCGCTGCTGACCGCCGAGAAGATCAACGAGAACATCTCCGGCATGGGCCGCGTCTTTGCGCGCTACTTGTCCTACGGCGACGGGGCGCAGGACGCGCTGATGCTGAACAACGCCGAATGGCTGGACAACCTGAATTACCTCGAATTCCTGCGCGACATCGGGCGGCATTTCTCGGTGAACCGGATGCTGTCCTTCGAGAGCGTGAAATCCCGCCTCGACCGGGAACAGAGCCTGTCCTTCCTCGAATTCAACTACATGATCCTTCAGGCCTACGACTTCCTCGAGCTGAACCGCCGCTATGGCTGCGCGCTTCAGATGGGCGGGTCGGATCAGTGGGGCAACATCATCAACGGCATCGATCTGACGCGCCGCGTCGCCGATCAGCAGCTGTTCGGGCTGACATCGCCGCTGCTGGCCACGTCGGACGGCAAGAAGATGGGCAAGTCCGCGAATGGGGCGATCTGGCTCGATGGGGACATGCTTTCGCCCTACGATTTCTGGCAGTTCTGGCGCAACTCGACCGATGCCGACGTGGGCCGTTTCCTGAAGCTCTACACCGAACTGCCGGTGGAGGAATGCGACCGTCTGGGCGCGCTGCAAGGCTCCGAGATCAACGGCGCGAAGGTCATCCTCGCCAACGAGGTGACGACGCTGCTGCACGGACGCGCCGCGGCCGAGGCCGCCGAGGCGACCGCCCGCGCCGTCTTCGAACAGGGCGGCGTCGGTCAGGAACTGGAGGTCGTGACCCTGCCCGCCGATACGGTCGGCGACGGGCTGTCGGTGGTGAAGTTCCTCGTGGAGGCTGGGCTGGTGGCGTCGGGCAAGGAGGCCAAACGCCTCGTGGCCGAGAATGGCCTGCGCTTCAACAACGACGCGGTCGAGGATGCCAATGCGCTTGTCACCTGCGAGGTGATCGGCGCAGAACTGAAGGTGTCCATCGGCAAGAAGAAACATCGTCTGGTGCGGCTGGGCTGA
- a CDS encoding anhydro-N-acetylmuramic acid kinase yields the protein MLKWALGTMSGTSLDGVDAAMVLTDGERIAEFGESRYRPYSAAEREVLRAALGQWDGPAVEAAARVTEDAHAELLAGFRGADLIGFHGQTLAHDPGGRGTLQAGSGERLARLLGVPVAWDFRTEDVRLGGQGAPLAPFFHFAAARWTQETRPVAFLNLGGVGNLTWLDPRYPGPEAAGALLAFDTGPANAPVNDLMAARLGRVQDDEGALAAMGRVDEGVIDMVLRQDFFARTPPKSLDRNDFHSVLGLVDHLSDADACATLTALIAATVAAGMTHTPEPVERLLVTGGGRHNGTLMRMLADRTALEVRPVEHVGLDGDMLEAQAFAYLAVRVARGLALSSPMTTGVPHPAPGGRISG from the coding sequence ATGTTGAAATGGGCGCTCGGGACGATGTCCGGAACCTCTCTCGACGGGGTGGATGCCGCGATGGTGCTGACCGACGGGGAGCGGATCGCAGAGTTCGGCGAGAGCCGTTACCGCCCTTATTCCGCGGCGGAGCGGGAGGTGCTGCGCGCCGCCCTCGGCCAATGGGACGGCCCGGCGGTGGAGGCTGCGGCCCGCGTGACCGAGGATGCCCATGCCGAACTTCTGGCGGGCTTTCGCGGGGCGGATCTGATCGGATTTCACGGGCAGACGCTGGCGCATGATCCGGGCGGGCGCGGCACGCTTCAGGCCGGCTCGGGGGAGCGTCTGGCCCGGCTGCTGGGTGTGCCGGTGGCATGGGATTTCCGGACCGAGGATGTCCGCCTCGGCGGGCAAGGCGCCCCGCTGGCACCGTTCTTTCATTTCGCCGCCGCCCGCTGGACGCAGGAGACGCGGCCCGTCGCCTTCCTGAACCTCGGCGGGGTCGGCAATCTGACATGGCTCGATCCCCGGTATCCGGGGCCGGAGGCAGCGGGCGCGCTGCTCGCCTTCGATACCGGACCTGCGAATGCGCCGGTGAACGATCTGATGGCCGCGCGGCTTGGGCGCGTTCAGGATGACGAGGGCGCATTGGCGGCGATGGGCCGTGTCGACGAGGGCGTGATCGACATGGTTCTGCGGCAGGATTTCTTCGCAAGAACGCCGCCGAAGTCATTGGACCGGAATGATTTCCACTCGGTTCTCGGGTTGGTGGATCATCTGAGCGATGCGGATGCCTGCGCCACGCTGACGGCGCTGATCGCCGCCACGGTGGCGGCCGGAATGACCCACACGCCGGAGCCGGTGGAGCGGCTTTTGGTGACGGGTGGCGGGCGGCATAACGGGACGCTGATGCGGATGCTGGCCGACAGGACCGCGCTGGAGGTGCGCCCGGTGGAGCATGTGGGCCTCGATGGCGACATGCTGGAGGCGCAGGCCTTCGCCTATTTGGCCGTCCGTGTGGCGCGGGGGCTGGCGCTGTCCTCGCCGATGACGACGGGGGTACCCCATCCGGCGCCGGGCGGGCGGATCAGCGGGTGA